One window of the Salvia miltiorrhiza cultivar Shanhuang (shh) chromosome 6, IMPLAD_Smil_shh, whole genome shotgun sequence genome contains the following:
- the LOC130989441 gene encoding ubiquitin-conjugating enzyme E2 5-like, which yields MSSPSKRRDMDVMKLMMSDYTVEPINDGINEFNVEFHGPKESPYEGGVWKVRVELPDAYPYKSPSIGFVNKIFHPNVDELSGSVCLDVINQSWSPMFDLLNVFEVFLPQLLLYPNPSDPLNGDAASLMMKDKAQYEQKVKEYCDRYAKKQHAENSVSDESEDEVSDNEAYSDGRSDSDDEVAGRADP from the exons ATGTCTTCTCCCAGCAAGAGGCGTGACATGGATGTCATGAAATT AATGATGAGTGACTACACTGTGGAGCCCATAAATGATGGCATCAACGAGTTCAATGTGGAATTTCATGGCCCAAAAGAAA GTCCGTACGAAGGTGGTGTTTGGAAAGTTCGCGTGGAACTTCCAGATGCTTATCCCTACAAATCTCCGTCAATCGGGTTTGTCAACAAAATCTTCCACCCCAATGTTGACGAGCT GTCGGGCTCGGTATGCTTGGATGTCATCAACCAGTCGTGGAGTCCAATGTTCG ATCTGTTGAACGTGTTTGAGGTTTTCCTCCCTCAGCTTCTACTCTATCCAAACCCTTCAGACCCACTCAACGGTGATGCCGCGTCTCTGATGATGAAGGACAAAGCGCAATACGAGCAAAAAGTCAAGG AGTATTGCGACCGCTACGCGAAGAAGCAGCACGCTGAGAATAGCGTGAGCGATGAGAGCGAAGACGAAGTGAGCGACAACGAGGCCTACAGCGACGGGCGGAGCGATAGCGATGACGAAGTTGCAGGGCGTGCCGATCCGTAG
- the LOC130989389 gene encoding probable inactive receptor kinase At2g26730 — MKQTSIFACAVSLLLLLRLAESEENLVRDSLLDFFSKLSNNKSISAPGSGWNSTSDPCRDSWRGVTCDPLLHVQEIHLGGLGLRGVFDPGTLCNERSLSQSLSTINVAGNALRGENLPAIANCSDLAHLDLSSNQFATAQLGDSIPRLNNLQTLDLSSNMIPGSLPDLSQMHALTKFKAQQNDFSGAIPDLDFSRFGEFNVSHNSLSGSIPFGARGLPPSSFFDNPELCGPPLPRSCSQAAAEESTPDAAPLPPPPPRRAEKSGITNQQILMYIGYVVVAFVAVSLILIWLRRKGKKNEDAVEAAAGEDSVMKPSFSTVELKAGKGDYSSGQMSTSLIVLTSLEANGMRFEDLLKAPAELLGRGSHGSVYKVVCEEQGMTLAVKRIKDWQISSGEFRQRMRRLNQVKHPHVMPAVAYYTSGQEKLIVYEYQQNGSLFSHIHATGNGNRPALDWSSRLTVAATVADALAYMHEKLQYDRIPHGNLKSSNILLNGNMEASISEYGLMLVQVEGQEQRGGGGVLANGALEEAQEDYKAIFKADTYAFGVVLLELLTGRMVLTEGLDLGSWVVAVVREEWTVEVFDKNLMREGVNEERMVNLLQIAIRCVAKPPEARPSMRQVALAIGAIREEDERSLDVSDLSVTQSFVGL, encoded by the exons ATGAAGCAAACCTCAATCTTCGCCTGCGCTGTTTCacttctcctcctcctccgcttAGCGGAATCCGAGGAGAATCTAGTGCGAGATTCCCTGCTCGACTTCTTCTCCAAACTCTCCAACAACAAGAGCATCTCCGCCCCCGGCTCCGGCTGGAACTCCACCTCCGACCCCTGCCGCGACAGCTGGCGAGGGGTCACGTGCGATCCTCTCCTGCACGTGCAGGAGATCCACCTCGGCGGCCTCGGCCTCCGAGGCGTCTTCGATCCGGGAACGCTCTGCAACGAGCGCTCCCTCTCCCAATCCCTCTCCACCATCAACGTCGCCGGAAACGCCCTCCGCGGCGAGAATCTCCCCGCCATCGCCAACTGCTCCGACCTCGCTCACTTAGACCTGAGCTCGAACCAGTTCGCGACGGCGCAGCTCGGAGATTCCATCCCCCGCCTCAACAATCTCCAAACCCTAGACCTATCCAGCAACATGATTCCCGGTTCCTTACCGGATCTTTCACAGATGCATGCCCTAACAAAGTTCAAAGCTCAGCAAAACGACTTCTCCGGCGCCATACCGGACCTCGATTTCTCGAGGTTCGGAGAGTTCAACGTCTCCCACAACAGCCTCTCCGGCTCGATTCCGTTCGGGGCGCGTGGCTTGCCGCCGAGCAGCTTCTTCGACAATCCAGAGCTCTGCGGCCCTCCGTTGCCGAGAAGCTGCTCTCAGGCAGCTGCTGAGGAGTCCACTCCCGACGCGGCGccgcttcctcctcctccgccacgAAGAGCTGAGAAAAGTGGCATCACAAATCAGCAGATTCTGATGTACATAGGCTATGTGGTGGTGGCCTTCGTGGCGGTGTCCCTGATCCTTATATGGTTGAGGAGGAAGGGGAAGAAGAACGAAGACGCGGTGGAGGCGGCCGCGGGTGAGGACAGCGTGATGAAGCCGAGTTTCTCCACGGTGGAGCTCAAGGCAGGGAAAGGCGACTACTCGAGCGGGCAAATGTCGACGTCGTTGATCGTGCTGACGAGCCTGGAGGCGAACGGGATGAGGTTCGAGGACCTGCTGAAGGCGCCGGCGGAGCTGCTGGGGAGAGGCAGCCATGGGAGCGTGTACAAGGTTGTGTGTGAGGAGCAAGGGATGACTCTTGCGGTGAAGAGGATTAAGGATTGGCAGATTTCGAGTGGTGAGTTTAGGCAGAGGATGAGGAGGCTCAATCAGGTGAAACACCCCCATGTTATGCCTGCTGTTGCCTACTACACCTCAGGGCAGGAGAAGCTCATTGTGTATGAGTATCAGCAGAATGGGAGCCTCTTCAGCCACATTCATGCCACTG GAAATGGGAACAGACCGGCGCTGGACTGGAGCAGCAGGCTGACTGTTGCCGCTACTGTAGCGGATGCATTGGCCTACATGCACGAGAAGCTGCAGTATGACAGGATCCCTCACGGGAACCTGAAATCCTCCAACATCCTGTTGAACGGGAACATGGAGGCCAGCATCAGTGAGTACGGGCTGATGCTGGTGCAAGTGGAGGGTCAGGAGCAGAGAGGAGGAGGCGGCGTTCTTGCCAATGGGGCCCTCGAGGAAGCTCAGGAGGACTACAAGGCCATTTTCAAGGCGGATACTTATGCGTTTGGGGTGGTTCTGCTCGAGCTGCTCACGGGGCGGATGGTTCTCACCGAGGGGTTGGACCTGGGGAGCTGGGTCGTGGCCGTGGTGAGGGAGGAGTGGACGGTGGAGGTGTTTGACAAGAACTTGATGCGGGAAGGTGTCAACGAGGAGAGGATGGTGAATTTGCTACAAATCGCGATTAGGTGCGTGGCCAAGCCCCCCGAGGCGCGGCCTAGCATGAGACAGGTGGCGCTCGCGATTGGCGCGATAAGGGAGGAGGATGAGAGGTCTTTGGATGTATCCGACTTGTCCGTGACTCAATCGTTTGTTGGTTTATAG
- the LOC130989410 gene encoding RING-H2 finger protein ATL46: MVCPKIEMQGQRWFSGQLAHTHLKISWIKHQINQKDGVLANPPPFVLAPPSSYVDGSSFHRESGPSPSSSGTRISPAVLFIIVILAVLFFISGLLHLLVRFLTKNPSSSQSNRNVESSTSDALQRQLQQLFHLHDSGLDQAFIDALPVFSYKEVVGPKEPFDCAVCLCEFTESDQLRLLPMCSHAFHLSCIDTWLLSNSSCPLCRGTLFNPGFSIENPMFDYDDFREEDGCPGYGDNGFSIAQKRVEIEEVATEKGVFPVRLGKFRKLDETEGGEAVGETSSSKLDARRCYSLGSYQYVVGDANLRVALSQERAQNRAKLVRGAEQAVNAPADENTDGKKISIGTKTDSYSVSKIWLWSKKGKFASSSGAHLENSSPPNLDLSWMRRTEGV; encoded by the coding sequence ATGGtttgtcccaaaatagaaatgcaAGGGCAAAGATGGTTTTCTGGGCAGCTTGCCCACACCCATTTGAAAATTTCTTGGATTAAGCATCAAATCAATCAGAAAGATGGTGTCTTGGCAAACCCCCCTCCATTTGTTCTTGCACCACCTTCATCTTATGTTGATGGCAGCAGTTTCCACAGAGAGTCAGGCCCTTCTCCCTCTTCATCTGGGACAAGAATCAGCCCTGCTGTTCTCTTCATTATAGTGATTCTGGCTGTGCTTTTCTTCATATCTGGTCTGCTCCACTTGCTTGTGAGATTTCTCACCAAGAACCCCTCCTCGTCTCAGTCGAATCGGAATGTTGAATCTTCTACCTCTGATGCCCTCCAGAGGCAGCTGCAGCAGCTCTTCCATTTACATGACTCTGGTTTGGATCAAGCTTTTATAGATGCGTTACCCGTGTTTTCGTACAAGGAGGTTGTGGGGCCGAAGGAGCCGTTTGATTGTGCAGTTTGCTTGTGTGAGTTCACGGAGAGTGATCAGTTGAGGTTGCTTCCCATGTGTAGCCATGCCTTTCATTTGAGCTGCATTGACACCTGGCTCCTCTCGAATTCATCTTGCCCTCTTTGCAGGGGGACACTCTTCAACCCGGGATTCTCGATAGAGAATCCAATGTTCGACTATGATGACTTCAGGGAGGAGGATGGATGCCCTGGTTATGGTGATAATGGATTCTCGATTGCTCAAAAGAGGGTGGAGATCGAGGAGGTTGCTACGGAGAAGGGGGTCTTTCCCGTTAGGCTTGGGAAGTTTCGAAAATTAGATGAAACCGAAGGGGGGGAAGCCGTAGGAGAGACTAGCAGCAGTAAATTGGATGCTAGGAGGTGTTACTCGTTGGGTTCTTATCAGTATGTAGTTGGTGATGCTAACCTTAGGGTAGCCTTGAGCCAAGAACGAGCTCAGAATCGAGCAAAGCTCGTCAGAGGGGCCGAGCAGGCTGTCAATGCTCCGGCCGATGAAAACACGGATGGGAAGAAGATTAGTATTGGCACAAAGACTGATAGCTACTCTGTTTCCAAGATTTGGTTGTGGTCAAAGAAGGGGAAGTTCGCAAGCTCCTCGGGCGCCCACTTGGAGAATTCGTCGCCACCAAACCTCGACTTATCCTGGATGCGTAGAACCGAAGGCGTCTGA
- the LOC130990897 gene encoding uncharacterized protein LOC130990897, with translation MASNSVQEGSNDVTKGKVSKPEKTRRSWSRKEEEILLASLKELVVNGWKADNGFRAGYLTKLEESMRREFPDTDIKGMPHINSKISAWKKSYGSLSLMLGNSGAGFNLKGTFMIDCNNDTWEQIVKKDNNALKMRYKSWPMFDDWKDIFGKDRATGEQTEDLMEAIHAMYAADNMAQDGGDTAFNPAEGDAQTEEEDASVCQSGKIRTGAGGSKKKRKTRSEVDVLCAALGEVSKNANDRLESLATRIGYEWDLGQARQAVYEKLGQIPGLSLKDKFVVCEMLADKVQLLEIFIGLPEDAKAAYVAYLLESSLT, from the exons ATGGCAAGCAATTCCGTGCAAGAAG GAAGCAACGACGTCACCAAAGGCAAGGTAAGTAAGCCGGAAAAGACTCGTCGAAGTTGGTCAAGGAAGGAAGAGGAGATACTACTCGCGTCATTGAAGGAACTCGTGGTTAACGGTTGGAAAGCCGACAATGGTTTTAGGGCCGGTTACTTGACTAAGCTTGAGGAGTCAATGCGTAGGGAATTTCCAGATACTGACATCAAAGGCATGCCCCATATCAATTCAAAGATAAGTGCTTGGAAAAAATCGTATGGATCTCTCTCATTGATGCTAGGAAATAGCGGGGCAGGGTTCAATCTCAAAGGCACATTCATGATAGACTGTAACAACGACACCTGGGAGCAGATTGTGAAG aaaGACAACAACGCATTGAAAATGCGATATAAGAGTTGGCCCATGTTCGATGATTGGAAGGACATATTTGGGAAAGATAGGGCCACTGGAGAGCAGACTGAAGATCTTATGGAAGCGATCCATGCTATGTATGCTGCTGACAACATGGCGCAAGATGGTGGCGACACCGCGTTTAATCCAGCTGAAGGTGATGCTCAAACTGAAGAAGAGGATGCTAGTGTCTGTCAGAGTGGAAAAATTCGCACTGGAGCAGGTGGTTCTAAGAAGAAACGGAAGACTCGCAGCGAGGTTGATGTATTGTGTGCTGCTCTGGGTGAAGTCAGCAAGAACGCAAATGATAGGCTCGAGAGTCTTGCAACTCGCATTGGTTACGAATGGGACCTTGGTCAGGCGAGGCAAGCGGTGTATGAGAAGCTTGGGCAAATTCCGGGTTTGTCGTTGAAGGACAAGTTTGTGGTGTGTGAAATGTTGGCCGACAAAGTGCAGCTACTTGAGATATTCATCGGTCTTCCAGAGGATGCGAAAGCAGCGTATGTGGCGTACCTACTGGAATCGTCATTGACTTAG
- the LOC130990898 gene encoding uncharacterized protein LOC130990898 — MWRQAAIVEEVLKINPRLATSLDSRNSSPLHIAAAEGSLEIVKNCFGGQFDEFLDAKDDDGETILHLAARSNQPKERRYKTFKELTRMKEMHRDLQTNELVASEEVWETIFKGNVFAKAYLREGEPHYYVMCLLFGKHDIRQENSRTVILISDSPNPTINNTLHIISSSPDDDVSSYVIPTPPKSARKLFIDDAMSCVGALCWISSLS; from the exons ATGTGGCGACAAGCAGCCATCGTTGAAGAGGTTCTGAAGATCAATCCACGGCTTGCTACGAGTTTGGACTCGAGAAATTCGTCGCCTCTTCACATCGCAGCTGCGGAGGGGAGCCTCGAGATAGTGAAGAATT GTTTTGGTGGACAGTTTGATGAATTTCTGGATGCAAAGGATGATGATGGGGAGACAATATTGCATTTGGCTGCTAGGTCCAATCAACCAAAAG AGAGGCGGTACAAAACGTTCAAGGAGCTTACACGGATGAAGGAAATGCACAGGGACCTTCAAACCAACGAGCTTGTAGCTTCCGAAGAAGTGTGGGAGACAATATTCAAG GGGAATGTCTTCGCCAAGGCATACCTCCGTGAAGGAGAGCCACATTATTACGTGATGTGTCTGCTCTTCGGTAAGCACGATATTCGCCAAGAGAACTCACGCACAGTCATACTAATCAGTGATTCGCCGAACCCTACTATCAACAACACGCTGCATATCATCTCCTCATCGCCCGATGACGACGTGAGCTCATATGTTATACCAACGCCACCTAAGTCCGCGAGGAAGCTGTTCATCGACGATGCTATGTCGTGTGTGGGCGCtttgtgttggattt CGTCGCTGTCTTAG